The Sphaerodactylus townsendi isolate TG3544 linkage group LG02, MPM_Stown_v2.3, whole genome shotgun sequence DNA segment agagtccatctagtccagcactctgctacttgcactggcccaccaggtgcctttgagagctcacatgcaggaggtgaaagcaatggccttctgctactgctgctcctgagcacctggtctgctaaggcatttgcagcctcagatcaagaaggatccagattggtagccagagatcgacttctcctccataaatctgtccaagccccttttaaagctatccaggttagtggccatcaccacctcctgtggcagcatattccaaacaccaatcacacattgcgtgaaaaaatgtttccttttattagtcctaattcttcccgccagcattttcagtgtgtgccccctggttttaatattgtgagaaagagagtatAACATCATATGGGAAACAGATTCTACACAATCCAGATCACATAAACATTTCCTATTGTGGGGAATCCCTAGAAGCGAAGAAGGGAATATATTGCATTTAGCAAGGGTAAGAGCTCTACACCATCGAGCCTCCATCAGTAAGTACAGGTATCTGGAAACAACTAGTCTATCAAagggaacattaaaaaaaattgcggaacaaaattggccatgctggcaggggctgatgggatttgtagtccatggacatctggagagccgcaggttgcagacccctgtgttagcaGCATCCAACATCTGCAAAGAAATAGAACACAACTGTTAATGGTCCTGTTGTCCATGGATCTTTTCGCACAGCCACCCGCCGGCACGATCTCTTCCCCTTTGTTTGTGAATTCTTCAACCCTGTTTCCTACTCCAGGTGATGTTAGAACCTTTGGAATGCATCTCTCCTCTGCActgtactcttttttaaaaaagcattgttcatattttaaatGAGTTTCTGAAGCACCGGGACCGCTGAGTGCCTTATTACATTTTGTAATGCGCCCGGAGCACCAGCTGGCACCAGGAGGGGGTGTGTGACATATAATTAAACATTGTATTCACGGCCCTCTGTCGCTGGCCCTGGCGCTGTGGAATACGGGAGTCGAATGAGCCCCGCACAGCTCTCAAATGAAGATGCATGTCCCCGTATTTAGGTCATAGCAGGGAGATAAAAGCGTCACGCTGGTTTTCCTTCCTACCGCCTTTTCTAATGAACATGTTTAAAGTTCAGAATGACTGTAAACAGCTGCATTCATTCACTCAGGCATGGCAATCAGATATTTACTGTATTTGaaagcttttctctttttttaatgatgCCAAACTCCGCTTTGATCACCAAGTTGATTCTCTGGATTAACTTTCAGAGTGTCACATTCCGCCCCATCCGCCACTTCTGGCTCGGAAAATCACTCTGGCTTTCTGAATGCACACAAGAGGACATTGGGAGGGGAGATGTAAACGTTATGGGGTGAAATAACGGGGTTGCCATATCTTTATTACTTTAGAACTCCTTCCATTGGAACCATCTCTGATATTTGATAACATCTGCCCATGGTGCAGGGATAATCTTTTTGGCTAGGCTTGGTTCACACACACAGGAAAATGTGATAGAACAGTTAATAGCACTTTGgaacagtggcgtatttgcctagggacaggggtaacctctgtccccaggcaccactgatctggtcacatgggggcacaaaatcagccccccatgtgaccaggaagtcctgctgccttgtcgtcttctggtgccctcaaccctgcacatatcatcatcaacatggcggggccaaggaagccagaggacccctcCTCGTCCCCCGCTGCCAGCTCCCTCCAAACCCCTCCCTGCCTTGGCTCCGAGCCAGcggctggcagtcccttctgccctccccttctggggaggacagaagcaactggaaggctccatgctggggacTTTGCTTTTCTAAGGTCAGGGGGTGGGACCAGGGGTAGGCATTGCCCAGGAATCGCAGGGGAGGGGTACTCAGAGAATGaatgtctccgggcaccatttccccccggtatgTCTCTGCTTTGGAATGTTCAATAGTTCTTTGGAAGTttaatccatgccctatgacagtggtggcgaacctatggcactccaggtgttcatgaactataattcccatcagcccctgccagtatgggcAATtgcccgtgctggcaggggctgatgggaattgtagtccatgaacatctggagtgccatagattcgccaccacagccctatgaggagagacttagggagctggggatgtttcgtttggtgaagaaaagattaagaggtgacatgatagccatgtttagatatttgaagggtggGGGAGCAAATACATCTTCCTTTCTAGGCATCATGCAAAAATGGTTTGACTGTGATCTTCCTTAAAAGATCGTATGAATCCAGGTTTGGGAAACAATGGGACAAAGCTGAGGAAGAGCCAGAAAGTGTGATGAGGTCATGTGGATGCTTGGGGGGAAACACTCAAGTTTGGACATGAAACTAGAGCAAATCCTCCATAGGGAAACAACCTAGGATTGGGGGGATTCAGGTTAAATCCCTACAAAGGCATGAGGCTTGCAAAGGGACCTTGGGTTAGTCGCATACTCTCAGTCTGACCtccctcacaaggctgttgtgaagataaatcaTTGAAGGAAAGAACCTTGAGTTTTCCGGGAGCAAAGATGGCATAAAAATCTGGAAGATTTATATGCCAAATAGGCCATCATATAATGTGGTATTCTGAGCCAGCAGCCAAACAGTTTTTCCTTCACACTGTAATATCTCGTTTCTTAACTTCCTTTCAATAATCTCTTTTCAGTACATCTGTGTAGTTCCCAACACACTGTGAAATATGTCCTAACAGGGCCCTGTGGGAAATACTGTTCCACGGTGAATAACAAAGTACATGCAATTGGGTAGTAATACAGCTGTGAACAAGGACCAAATGGAATTTTGATATCCATTATCAAAAGTTGCCTTGGTCAGCTATCTTTGAATTCGGCTTCAAAGGAAATTGCACAAAAGAAATGTGGGGGCGTTATTCTCTCTGGTTCGACACTGCTTCATCACACTTGGAAAgtatttccttccctcttcccagtTTTTGGTGCATTTCTTACTATCTGTCGGATTTTTTCTTCCTCGTAGATCATTTTCCGAAAAATCAGTGATgtcaaaaaagaagaggaggagcgccTTCGGCAGAAGAACGAAGTGACCTTGAGCATCCCGGTGGACCACCCTGTGAGGAAACTCTTCCAGAAATTCAAGCAGCAGAAGGAAATGCGAAACCAAGGGGTAACGATAATCGACCCGGAGAAGAACACGCTCCAAGTGGAGACACGGGCCATGCCGAACGGGGCCGCCATCACTGGCACGAGCGTGGTCACGGTGTCCCAGATCACTCCCATCCAGACGTCACTATCTTACGTGAAAACCTGCGAGGTCATCAAACAGAACAATCGGGAATCCATGGAGCTGAAACCGAATGGAAACGGCGATTCCAAATGCCTCAAGGTTACCAGTCCCGTGAGGGTGAAAAACGGGAACGGGAAAGGGTGGCTTCGGTTAAAAAACAGCATGGCGGGtcaagaagagaaaaaggaggactGGAATAACGTCACCAAGGCCGAGTCGTTGGGGTTGTTGTCCGACGACCCCAAGGGCGCCGACTCAGAGAACATGACGAAAAACCCTCTGAGGAAAACGGACTCTTGCGACAGCGGGATAACTAAAAGTGACCTTCGTTTGGACAAAGCCGGGGAGAACCGCAGCCCCCTGGagcacagccccatccaagccgATGCAAAGCACCCTTTCTACCCCATTCCCGAACAGGCCTTACAAACCACTCTCCAGGAAGTGAAACACGAACTCAAAGAAGATCTCCAGTTGCTCAGCAACCGGATGGCTGTCCTGGAGAAGCAGGTGGCCgagattttaaaaatactataCGACAAGAACGTGTCCCAAACACCTTCCCCTCAGTCCCATTTACCTCTGCAGCTACCGCCCCAAATACCTTGTCAGGATATTTTTAGCGTATCGAGGCCAGAGTCCCCCGAATCAGAAAAAGATGAGATCCACTTTTAATATAATACGATGCCTATTTCTCTTTATATACGTATCCTAGGCGTATATTGGGCGTACACACTGCGCACACACAGACACGCAAAAGAGATGCACACAtatagaatgtgtgtgtgtttataaacatgtgtgtgtgtgtataaagtaaatatatatatatagacatatataTTTTCACTTCCATTCAATATGACTTGAACACAGAACAAAAATGGATTTTGATATGTAGATTTATTGCATGTCCAGCTGGATTCTGGTCTGCCAAGTTATTATCATAGATATTGCTTGTATATGATGCAGTTGACTGCATGCACACTTTCAATTTATTTATAATCtctattacaaaataaaaaaggatgaattttgttttaaaacaaagggaagaggctgttttttcccctcccccaaagccgGTCTGCAAAGATTCATTGAAATCTTGGTTGCTTGGCGAATTGAGCTTTCAACaagaaaacctttttaaaaagtcgtTATGATTTTGGTGCTCCGTCCAGAGATAAGGGCAGATTATGCTATAGCTGGGTTCTTAATCTGTGGGGTATGCCTCTCCTGGGGAAGTAGACTCCGGACTCCTGAGGAAGTAcagacagagccagtgtggtgtagtggttaaaagcaggtggactctaatctggagaaccaggtttgattcctccacctgaatggcagaggcttatctggtgaaccagatgtgtttctgcactccaacattcttgctggggggaccttgggctagttttctcgggactctcttagccccacctacctcacaaagtgtcagttgtggggagaagaagggaaaggagtttgtaagccaccttgagtctccttgcaggagagaaaggtgggatataaatccaaattactcctcctcctcctcctcttcttcttcttcttggggaggTGTGAAAGTTTCCTCTCAACTACACATTTTAATCTGTGTTTTATGTACACAAAACTCGCAAAATTTATTTTCCTAAAACTGCTTCGTTGCTTGTGTTTATGTTCATTTCAGTGAATAGAAGTAATAACAAAAACCTTTGCTGAGGCTAAATTGCTATTAAATTAGAAAAGTCGATGTacatagggttagggttaacccTGTGCTCACATCAGCATGAATATATTATTATACACTACCAAAATTGAAGATAAGAGGTACTTCACTGGACACTTTCTTACTGGCATTGCATTCTGTCCTGTCGTGATTTATTTTCACCCTACCAAACCCTGCCCCAAACCTCAACGTTGTCTTTTATTGGTAGAAGCCAGATCAGTAGGGATGGCACTTCAATCCAGGGAGAAATTTTGatgaaaaaaattttttgaagtcttTCTGCAGCTGCCGACACCACCTTCGCTCCAGCTAcacaaaaatgaagggaaggagcttTGTTGTGATGCCACTCTTGGTTctgcctggaagtgatgttatggtAATCTAGGAATTCGatgatctctatggtaaaaccacagagattggggggaatcctaggctgattccgcctgggccaaaaacagcggagtgaaaacggtgtgaaaacagtataaacccttttacaccgttttaaacccttttacaccgttttcataccgttttcacactgctgtttttggcccatgcggaatcagccctagagtgtcatgatgtcacttccaggtccagccagaagtgatgtcatgcaatgtcactctcccccctccccccccatcccatttctGCTCTTGGTAGAGTAAAGGGCCCCAGTGGGGCTTAGATCCCTGGGATGAGATTTCgcttgccgtccctagggcaagTACTTTTTACACGTTAGTTACTATTTGTCCACTGTTATGCAACTGGTCGATTTTCATGAACAATGTCTATttttgggggtgctgtgtggtttccgggctatatggccatgttctagcagcattctctcctgacatttcgcctgcatctatggctggcatcttcagaggatctgatgtctatttttgttatattttccaTAATGCTAGTCCGGTGGACAATCGGTCAGTGTATTTACACATAACAAGTTCGTGGTTTGGTATTGAGCTTACCACGGCAACTGGATGATGTGGGATCAGTTTTATAactatttccccactcctacattcctgctgggtgaccttgggctagtcccagttatctcagaactctgtcagcctcacttcacaaggtgactgttgtggggagaggaaggggaaaggagtttgtaagcccttttgagcctccttacaggagagaaaaggggggggggatgaatacAAACTCTTCTGCTATGGCCATCACTCTTTTTAAACAGTCTCTGTTGATTCAGATGCTCCTTAACCAAGTAACTGGGACAGATGAAAAGAAGTCCGTTCATCCGAAAAGGAAATTTTACATTCCCTCATCCAGGGCCTTTCCGACTCTCTTCTCCCCCCCAATTCTAATTTAAATAAATGCCATTAAAACTCTCCGatcagactggcaggggctcaAGAATTTATCTTTGTCTCCTGCGGCAAACTACGGAGCTGCTTTGCTGTTATCGTTTCCCTACTTTCTCTCCACATTTTCCTGTCAGATAAAGAACGTTTTATTTTCCTCACCGCTTTACATTTAAAGAGAGGCAAATTTCCTCTTCCAACCTCATGCGCCTACATCTCTTCCATCTCCCCTCACAGAAGCTCAAGAGCTGCGTTTGCAAGGAGAAGAGGTTCGGTTTGGACGGTTTTCAGTTGGGAGGAATTCATCCCCTTTCCATTGATATGCCTGTTAAGATTTGTTTAGTGCACTAAGGAGAATAGTATCCAAGTTACAAAAACTAGTGGTTCCACTCAACTCTGTGTTAGTCAGACCTCCTCTAAGGTTGTGGTTGCCCAGTCCTCCTTTAACAACCagtgccagctccaggctgagaaactcctggagatagactcaaggtggcttacaagctcctttcccttcctctcccacaacagacacattgtgaggtaggcagagctgagagagtttggagaggactgtaattagctcaaggtcacccagcaggaatataggagtggggaagcaaatctggttcaccagattagagcctgccactgatgtggagaagtggggtacagtggcaaagctaccaggggaccggagGGTGCGTGTTACACCAGGCGgtggcgcaaaaattgcaggttcatttgtgtgtcttggcattttttgtgttttttcagtttttggcctgcaggtgctcagtttttatgctagcagcaccaaaatttcagagatttttcgggagactctcctgatgttaccacccaaattaggtgaggtttggttcagggagtccaaagttatggactcccaaaggggtgccccatcccccattgtttccaatgggagctaataggagatgggggctacacctttgagggtccataactttcgaccccctgaaccaaacttcaccaaacctgggtggtatcatcaggagagtgtcctaaagataccctgaaattttggtgctgctagcttaacaattgcatcctgacagcaggcaccctccaaatttccccagattccccttttaaatccacccccttcggcatggatttaaagggagaatctgaggtccccagtttaaacattgaaagtgatgctgtttcagggtgagggagaatccaccccaaaacagcatcattttcaatgttgctttaactggggaccccagattctcctttaaggtggatttaaaaggagaatctgggctccctagcttaaacaccattgaaagtggttctggtgggttttccgggctgtgtggccatgatctggtggattttgttcctaacgtttcgcctgcatctgtggctggcatcttcagaggtgtatcacagagaaaagtctgactttcaaccagtggcgtagctaccacagggaaggggtgtgtgcgttgcaccgggtgcgtggattgggcgggggggggggggagcaaaaatgtatttttgatattttagtgtttttactttgtcagccagcagggggtgcaatttttaagatagcatcaccaaaatttcaggatatcgtctggcgacactcctgatgataccagccaaattaggtaaagtttggttcagggggtccaaagttatggaccccaaaagaaggtgcccccatctcccattgtttccaatgggagctaatagtagatggggctacccttttgagggtccataactttggaccccctgaaccaaacttcaccaaacctgggagggctcatcaagagagtcttctaaagatactgtgaaatcttggtgctgctagcctaaaaactgcaccccctgcaggccaaaaactgaaaaaacactaaaaatacaaaaaacacaaacgaacatggggggggggggcagcaaaactctgactttgcaccgggctccgtttcccctagctacacctctgcgttCAACTTCCTATCCACCACTGCAATAAATCCAATTGATTGAACAGGGCGATAAGGCGGTTGGCTATCAAGAGCAATTTCGTTGTTAAAAATACCcactctcttggagttttggcaAGGCACCAGTTCGACAGTGAAGATTTATCTGCTGATCCATCATACCCGGCAGGGCTGTTAAGCATGCAAAGCAAAGGGGTTTATTGATTGCTATAAAATAGCTTACTTAACGCTAAAATGCAAAGGTGGCTTTTGTAAGATGTACTGCTTCCCCATTCCAATAAAAGAGTCGCAGAAGAAGTTCTTTTTTAATCACAGCAGACATTGCAAAGGTAACCCTGCCACCCGTCGGCAATCAAACGGGGAAAGCTGTAAAAAACATGTCTGTTCCTAACTAAAAGTGTGTATTTTCTCCCGACTAGCTTGCTACAGTGACAGATAAACTTCGAAATCAGTGTTTACATATTTCTGTTAGCCTATCCCTGAAAAACTGATGCTTCATTCAGGGCtcaactatggccgtttccacacaggccaataattGCAGAGTGCAGCCCGGGTACATGAGCCCAGCGCAGATCTGGGCTGTTCGCACGGAGGCGTGTCTGTTCTTTACCTTCCTTCCTGGCAACACAGCTGGTCATGAACGACCCCCGCAGCCATACTGAGTCTCTGGACATCCGTGGTCTCCTGTGCGGCTATGTAGGAGAGAGGCGGGGAGGAGAAAACCCTACAGTGGAGCCGCATAATGCAGcccaaaagaattgcagaaatcaCAATTCTTGTAAAACTCGGGTTGCGGGGGGAAACCTGGAGTGGACTCACttcaggagcaggatccatgtgaagttctccgccccccaacccgggttttatccttaacccgtgtttattggcccatgaggaaagggcctatgtaTTACAATTGattctgcttttattttaaagGGCTTTTCTTCTGATTTTGCAAATACAGCTTCCTGGATTGTCAGGTCAAAGAGAGGAAACTTTACTCTTATCACATTTCCTTGGGGGTAGCCAagacacccccccctcctcccataaTGTACTGACATGtgtagaaacccccccccccccatttttctagCAAGTATATTTTTACCCACAAGGGTTGCCAAGTTTGAGctaggaaatgcctggagatttgggattaaGCCTGGTGGGGGAATTTGGGGAAAAAGAGAACTCGGTAGATTTAATACTACAGGGAAAGgatttctgtagtctagagatccgTTGCAATTCtaaaagatctccaggccccatctgcagGCAGGCTATTCTATCAGGCTGGCTacctacccttcctccaaagaactcagaGCCATGTACCAGCATACTCTTCTTTATCACCCTAGGACAAGATTGCCAACAGCCATTGGAAAGGTCCAGAaggtttggaggtggagcctgggaaaggtgaGGTTCGAGGCTAGGAGAGACCCTAGCCAGGTATAATCCC contains these protein-coding regions:
- the LOC125426401 gene encoding potassium voltage-gated channel subfamily H member 5-like, whose protein sequence is MASLSGVGAVLRPAGSPEAAGLLWLMRQLPTKGTAHRQAVCRNRTPLALPCLARSLPPLLARPLARDMLLGSWVGVTGSLATIWRLATLLPAGAPHHHHHHRYGKGDVFGDIFWKETTLAHACANVRALTYCDLHIIKREALLKVLDFYTAFANSFSRNLTLTCNLRKRIIFRKISDVKKEEEERLRQKNEVTLSIPVDHPVRKLFQKFKQQKEMRNQGVTIIDPEKNTLQVETRAMPNGAAITGTSVVTVSQITPIQTSLSYVKTCEVIKQNNRESMELKPNGNGDSKCLKVTSPVRVKNGNGKGWLRLKNSMAGQEEKKEDWNNVTKAESLGLLSDDPKGADSENMTKNPLRKTDSCDSGITKSDLRLDKAGENRSPLEHSPIQADAKHPFYPIPEQALQTTLQEVKHELKEDLQLLSNRMAVLEKQVAEILKILYDKNVSQTPSPQSHLPLQLPPQIPCQDIFSVSRPESPESEKDEIHF